The proteins below are encoded in one region of Paenarthrobacter ilicis:
- a CDS encoding ATP-dependent Clp protease proteolytic subunit, which yields MNYNFGWSAGNLPSSRYVLPQFEERTPYGFKRQDPYTKLFEDRIIFLGVQVDDASADDIMAQLLVLESTDPDRDITLYINSPGGSFTAMTAIYDTMQYIRPEIQTVCLGQAASAAAVLLAAGTPGKRLALPNARVLIHQPALSGGQGGQASDLEIQAAEVMRMRTWLEDTLAHHSGRTSEQVNNDIERDKILTAAEALNYGLIDQVLDSRKIKPQAIAR from the coding sequence ATGAACTACAACTTCGGATGGTCTGCCGGTAATCTCCCGTCCAGCCGCTACGTCCTGCCCCAGTTCGAAGAGCGCACGCCCTATGGCTTCAAGCGCCAGGACCCCTACACCAAGCTGTTTGAGGACAGGATCATCTTCCTGGGCGTCCAGGTTGACGATGCCTCCGCGGACGACATCATGGCCCAGCTTCTGGTCCTTGAGTCGACGGACCCGGACCGCGACATCACCCTGTACATCAACTCGCCGGGTGGGTCCTTCACCGCGATGACTGCCATTTACGACACCATGCAGTACATCCGCCCGGAGATCCAGACTGTATGCCTCGGCCAGGCGGCCAGCGCTGCTGCAGTTCTCCTGGCAGCAGGCACTCCCGGCAAGCGTTTGGCCCTGCCGAACGCCCGTGTGTTGATCCACCAGCCCGCCCTCTCCGGTGGCCAGGGCGGTCAGGCCTCGGACTTGGAGATCCAGGCAGCCGAGGTCATGCGGATGCGCACCTGGTTGGAGGACACGCTGGCGCACCACTCCGGCCGTACCTCCGAACAGGTGAACAACGACATTGAGCGCGACAAGATCCTGACGGCCGCGGAAGCCCTGAACTACGGATTGATTGACCAGGTTCTTGATTCCCGCAAGATCAAGCCCCAGGCTATTGCCCGCTAG
- a CDS encoding ATP-dependent Clp protease proteolytic subunit, with translation MATVDPAAQDNYIYNRLLKERIIWLGSEVRDENANAICSQLLLLSAEDPEKDIYLYINSPGGSVTAGMAIYDTMQFIPNDVVTVATGLAASMGQFLLSSGTKGKRYATPNARILMHQPSGGIGGTASDIKIQAELILHMKKVMAELTAEQTGQTVETILKDNDRDKWFTAAEALEYGFFDKISAHAGSVAGGGGTANQSSSDN, from the coding sequence ATGGCAACTGTCGATCCCGCAGCCCAGGACAACTACATCTACAACCGCCTGCTGAAAGAGCGCATCATCTGGCTCGGCTCTGAAGTTCGCGACGAGAATGCCAACGCCATCTGCTCGCAGCTCCTCCTGCTCTCGGCTGAAGACCCGGAGAAGGATATCTACCTGTACATCAACTCGCCGGGTGGCTCGGTCACAGCGGGCATGGCCATCTACGACACCATGCAGTTCATTCCCAACGATGTCGTGACGGTAGCAACGGGGCTCGCAGCCTCGATGGGCCAGTTCCTGTTGTCCTCCGGCACCAAGGGCAAGCGCTACGCGACGCCGAACGCCCGCATTCTGATGCACCAGCCGTCCGGTGGAATTGGCGGGACGGCCTCGGACATCAAGATCCAGGCTGAACTCATCCTGCACATGAAGAAGGTCATGGCTGAATTGACGGCCGAGCAGACGGGCCAGACCGTGGAGACCATCCTCAAGGACAATGACCGCGATAAGTGGTTCACTGCCGCTGAGGCCCTGGAATACGGCTTCTTTGACAAGATCTCCGCGCACGCAGGCTCCGTGGCAGGCGGCGGCGGAACTGCCAACCAGTCGAGCTCCGATAACTGA
- the tig gene encoding trigger factor, with product MKSAVENLTATRVKLNVEVPFEELKPSIDAAYKTVASQIQVPGFRKGKVPSKLIDQRVGRGYVLETAINDGLNGWYQAAVQETGVRPLSRPEVEITEVPDPASTDGELKFQVEIDVRPEIELPEYSGIKVEVAAAESSDADIDKALDELRGRFGTLKSVERPAKNDDFLTIDITATIDGEEIDSAAGLSYQVGAGTMLEGLDEAVTGLSADEEAIFDTKLVGGDHAGEDAQVKVAVKAVKERELPEANDDFAQLASEFDTIAELREDLAKQAADSKVVEQGVEARDKVLDKLVELVEVPVPDSVVEEQIEAHFNPENAHGEGDHDTEEHRAEVKANTERAFQNEIILDAIADKEEVDVSQNELIDYIVTTASQYGMDPNQFAQIIDQSGQVPMMVSEVRRRKALAVVLGQAEVVDSEGNKVDLTDFVRPAGEAAVEEPAAGDAAEDAETAANDDPAAVKF from the coding sequence GTGAAGAGCGCTGTCGAGAACCTCACCGCAACGCGGGTCAAGCTCAACGTTGAGGTTCCCTTTGAGGAACTGAAGCCGAGCATCGATGCCGCGTACAAGACCGTTGCTTCGCAGATCCAGGTCCCCGGATTCCGCAAGGGCAAAGTTCCCTCCAAGCTCATTGACCAGCGCGTAGGCCGCGGTTACGTTCTGGAGACCGCCATCAACGATGGCCTCAACGGCTGGTACCAGGCTGCAGTTCAGGAAACAGGCGTACGCCCCCTGAGCCGTCCTGAGGTTGAAATCACCGAGGTTCCGGACCCGGCCTCCACTGATGGAGAGCTCAAGTTCCAGGTGGAGATCGATGTCCGCCCCGAAATCGAACTGCCGGAATACTCCGGTATCAAGGTTGAGGTAGCCGCTGCGGAGTCCTCCGACGCTGACATCGACAAGGCACTGGATGAGCTGCGTGGCCGCTTCGGCACGTTGAAGTCCGTTGAGCGCCCTGCGAAGAACGATGACTTCCTGACCATCGATATCACCGCAACCATTGACGGCGAAGAGATCGATTCGGCTGCAGGCCTCTCCTACCAGGTAGGCGCAGGCACCATGCTTGAGGGCCTCGACGAAGCCGTCACCGGCTTGTCCGCTGATGAAGAAGCCATCTTCGACACCAAGCTCGTCGGCGGCGACCACGCCGGCGAAGACGCCCAGGTGAAGGTTGCCGTCAAGGCAGTCAAGGAGCGCGAGCTTCCCGAGGCAAACGATGACTTCGCCCAGCTGGCTTCCGAGTTCGACACCATTGCAGAGCTCCGCGAGGACCTCGCCAAGCAGGCAGCTGACTCCAAGGTAGTGGAGCAGGGTGTAGAGGCCCGCGACAAGGTCCTGGACAAGCTCGTTGAACTGGTGGAGGTTCCGGTTCCGGACTCCGTGGTTGAAGAGCAGATCGAAGCGCACTTCAACCCGGAGAATGCCCACGGCGAAGGTGACCACGACACCGAGGAGCACCGCGCCGAGGTCAAGGCCAACACCGAGCGCGCTTTCCAGAACGAGATCATCCTTGACGCCATTGCGGACAAGGAAGAGGTTGATGTCAGCCAGAATGAGCTCATCGACTACATCGTCACCACGGCCAGCCAGTACGGCATGGACCCGAACCAGTTCGCTCAGATCATCGACCAGAGCGGTCAGGTTCCCATGATGGTTTCCGAGGTTCGCCGCCGCAAGGCACTGGCAGTGGTACTCGGCCAGGCTGAGGTTGTGGACTCCGAGGGCAACAAGGTTGATCTCACCGACTTCGTCCGCCCTGCAGGTGAAGCAGCAGTTGAAGAGCCCGCAGCCGGCGATGCCGCTGAGGACGCTGAGACCGCCGCGAACGATGACCCAGCAGCAGTGAAGTTCTAA
- a CDS encoding Fpg/Nei family DNA glycosylase encodes MPEGHSVHRLARQFQDVFGGQLLEVSSPQGRFTAGAAQLTGHTMEQAMAHGKQFFLRFDHGLFLHVHLGLYGAWSFGGDSSFVGASSIGAPRRMGENETGPGDTAGEYAGPPQPVGAVRVRLVSAHGWADLRGATTCAAITGAEVEAVLNRLGPDPLHNLPGDRDEFVGRLRRRKTPVGLLLMDQSVLAGVGNIYRAEVLFRQAMNPWTPGNAVDAEAAGRLWDDTVLTMRDGVRDGRIVTTPRSLWKPGAARAHKADAHFVYKREGMPCRVCGSTVAVTEAAARKLYWCPGCQGPAR; translated from the coding sequence GTGCCTGAGGGGCATTCGGTCCACAGGCTGGCCCGCCAATTCCAGGACGTTTTTGGCGGCCAGCTCCTGGAGGTCTCCAGCCCGCAGGGGCGGTTCACCGCCGGCGCTGCACAGCTGACCGGCCACACCATGGAACAGGCCATGGCCCACGGTAAGCAGTTCTTCCTCCGGTTTGACCATGGGTTGTTCCTGCACGTCCATCTGGGTTTGTACGGGGCGTGGAGCTTTGGTGGTGACAGCTCCTTCGTGGGTGCGTCCAGCATCGGGGCGCCCCGGCGCATGGGTGAAAACGAGACAGGGCCAGGCGACACCGCAGGGGAGTACGCAGGGCCTCCCCAACCGGTGGGTGCCGTGCGTGTTCGTCTGGTTTCCGCCCATGGATGGGCCGATCTGCGGGGTGCCACCACGTGCGCGGCCATCACCGGAGCCGAGGTTGAAGCAGTGCTGAACCGGTTGGGACCGGACCCCCTTCACAACCTGCCTGGTGACCGGGATGAATTTGTTGGGCGATTGCGGCGGCGCAAAACCCCCGTGGGCCTCCTGCTGATGGATCAATCCGTGCTGGCTGGCGTTGGAAACATTTACAGGGCAGAGGTTCTTTTTCGCCAAGCGATGAATCCCTGGACTCCAGGCAACGCCGTAGACGCAGAGGCGGCAGGCCGTCTGTGGGATGACACGGTGCTGACAATGCGGGACGGCGTCCGTGACGGACGGATTGTGACGACGCCGCGGTCACTGTGGAAGCCCGGTGCCGCAAGGGCGCATAAAGCTGATGCCCACTTTGTCTATAAACGTGAGGGGATGCCCTGCCGGGTGTGCGGCAGCACTGTGGCCGTCACCGAGGCAGCGGCCCGCAAGTTGTACTGGTGCCCTGGCTGCCAGGGGCCGGCGCGTTAG
- a CDS encoding ribose-5-phosphate isomerase produces MTTPRVHIATDHAGMELSAHLVSHLSAKGYEVVDHGPREYDALDDYPSFCINAAAAVVADQEAGVHALGIVLGGSGNGEQIAANKVRGVRAALAWNLSTAKLAREHNDANVVAVGGRQHTVEEATELIEAFLSEPFSQDERHVRRIGKIAVYETTGEIVQ; encoded by the coding sequence GTGACAACACCCCGCGTCCACATCGCCACTGACCACGCCGGCATGGAACTGAGCGCCCACTTGGTCAGCCACCTCAGCGCCAAGGGCTACGAAGTGGTGGATCACGGGCCCAGGGAATACGACGCCCTGGACGACTACCCGTCCTTCTGCATCAATGCCGCCGCAGCGGTGGTGGCTGACCAGGAAGCCGGTGTGCACGCTTTGGGAATCGTGCTGGGTGGATCCGGCAACGGCGAGCAGATTGCTGCCAACAAGGTCAGGGGCGTCCGTGCCGCCCTGGCATGGAACTTGTCCACAGCCAAGCTTGCCCGTGAGCATAACGACGCCAACGTTGTGGCAGTGGGCGGCCGTCAGCACACGGTGGAGGAAGCCACTGAGCTGATCGAGGCTTTCCTGTCTGAGCCGTTCAGCCAGGATGAGCGCCACGTCCGCCGGATCGGCAAGATTGCGGTCTACGAAACCACCGGCGAAATTGTCCAGTAG
- the pepN gene encoding aminopeptidase N, which translates to MPGLNLTRDEAANRAELLNVESYDVTLDLTKGPDVFSSTTVVKFSAQPGSSSFIDAITAAVHKVTLNGVDLDPATVADGIRIQLPDLAADNELTVVADAPYMNTGEGLHRFVDPVDGEAYLYTQFEVPDSRRMFAVFEQPDLKASFTFTVTAPSHWDVISNSPTPKPVDAAAGDDGAARSTWHFAPTPRLSSYVTALIAGPYQSVRSEVTSSDGRVIPLGVFARKSLMQYLDADNIFELTRQGFEFFEAQFGCPYPFEKYDQLFVPEFNAGAMENAGAVTILEGYVFRGKVTGAQIERRAITVLHELAHMWFGDLVTMRWWNDLWLNESFAEYMSHLAAVENTEFDRAWTTFASVEKSWAYKQDQLPTTHPIFAEINNLEDVEVNFDGITYAKGASVLRQLVAWVGPEQFMAGVRSYFAKHAWKNTELSDLMVELEAASGRELDQWGKVWLETAGVNTLAPELTVDSEGTITAFAIRQTAIAEQPTLRPHRLAVGFYDIAESGLLERTHREELDVDGALTEVPALVGRQRADLILLNDDDLAYAKVRLDADSLATATAHLKDFANSLPRTLVWGSAWDAARDGETPARGYVDLVLSNIAHETDSSVILVQLRQLATTLTYYVAAEHKQATLVTAADRLWELASSVEPGSDAQLQFAKSFAQLARSSAQLDRIQALLDGTETLNGLSVDQDMRWELLTSLVVGGRQGQERIDEELARDNTSNGQNAAAQATAAIPTPGAKAAAWQAIVETGEMSNALQSSAVAGFMRVTDTSLLEPYAEKYFEAVPGIVKERTHALAQQVVVGLYPAQLTTQATVDRTDAFLAGLPEESAALRRMMLENRDGVARALRARTADA; encoded by the coding sequence TTGCCAGGCCTGAATCTCACGCGCGATGAAGCGGCGAACCGCGCAGAACTGCTCAACGTCGAGTCATATGACGTCACTTTGGACCTGACAAAGGGCCCGGACGTCTTCAGTTCCACCACCGTGGTGAAGTTCTCCGCACAGCCCGGGTCGTCGTCGTTCATCGACGCGATCACCGCAGCCGTTCATAAAGTGACTCTCAACGGCGTTGATTTGGACCCGGCAACCGTGGCCGACGGTATCCGCATCCAACTCCCCGATCTCGCAGCGGACAACGAGCTCACGGTGGTGGCTGACGCTCCGTACATGAACACGGGCGAGGGGCTGCACCGGTTTGTGGACCCCGTGGACGGTGAGGCCTACCTCTACACCCAGTTCGAAGTGCCGGACTCCCGCCGCATGTTTGCAGTGTTCGAGCAGCCGGACCTGAAAGCCAGCTTCACGTTCACGGTGACCGCGCCGTCCCATTGGGATGTCATTTCCAACTCGCCCACTCCCAAGCCCGTGGACGCTGCCGCCGGGGACGACGGCGCCGCCCGGTCAACGTGGCACTTCGCACCCACCCCGCGGCTTTCCTCCTACGTCACGGCACTGATTGCCGGCCCGTACCAGTCCGTCCGTTCCGAGGTCACCAGCTCCGATGGGCGCGTCATCCCGCTGGGTGTGTTCGCCAGGAAGTCCCTGATGCAGTACCTGGACGCGGACAATATCTTTGAACTGACGCGGCAGGGTTTTGAGTTTTTCGAGGCCCAGTTCGGTTGCCCCTATCCGTTTGAAAAATACGATCAGCTGTTCGTTCCCGAATTCAATGCTGGCGCCATGGAGAACGCCGGCGCGGTGACCATCCTTGAGGGATACGTTTTCCGAGGAAAGGTGACGGGTGCCCAGATTGAACGCCGTGCCATCACCGTCCTGCACGAGTTGGCGCACATGTGGTTCGGCGACCTGGTGACCATGCGCTGGTGGAACGATCTCTGGCTGAACGAGTCCTTCGCCGAATACATGTCGCACCTGGCTGCGGTGGAGAACACCGAATTCGACCGCGCATGGACAACGTTCGCTTCCGTGGAGAAGTCCTGGGCGTACAAGCAGGATCAGCTGCCCACCACACACCCGATCTTCGCGGAGATCAACAATCTTGAAGACGTGGAAGTGAACTTCGACGGCATTACCTACGCCAAGGGCGCTTCGGTACTGCGGCAGCTGGTGGCCTGGGTGGGACCCGAACAGTTCATGGCCGGAGTCCGCAGCTATTTCGCCAAACACGCGTGGAAGAACACTGAGCTCTCCGACCTCATGGTGGAACTGGAAGCCGCCAGCGGACGCGAGCTGGACCAGTGGGGCAAGGTATGGCTGGAGACCGCCGGCGTCAATACGCTGGCCCCCGAGCTGACCGTGGATTCCGAAGGAACCATCACCGCCTTTGCCATCAGGCAGACCGCCATCGCGGAACAGCCCACGCTCCGGCCGCACCGCCTGGCCGTTGGCTTCTACGACATCGCCGAAAGCGGCCTCCTGGAGCGGACCCACCGGGAGGAGCTGGACGTTGACGGGGCGCTGACGGAAGTGCCGGCCCTGGTTGGCCGTCAACGCGCGGACCTCATCCTGCTCAACGATGATGACCTCGCCTACGCAAAGGTCCGCCTGGATGCGGACAGCCTCGCTACGGCCACGGCCCACCTGAAGGATTTCGCCAACAGCCTGCCGCGCACCCTGGTGTGGGGCTCGGCCTGGGATGCAGCGCGCGACGGCGAAACACCGGCCCGCGGGTACGTGGACCTGGTGCTGTCCAACATTGCCCATGAGACGGATTCCTCGGTGATCCTGGTGCAGTTGCGGCAGCTCGCCACCACCCTGACCTACTACGTGGCCGCCGAACACAAGCAGGCCACCCTCGTCACCGCCGCGGATCGCTTGTGGGAGCTCGCTTCCTCCGTGGAGCCAGGCTCGGATGCCCAACTCCAATTCGCGAAGTCCTTCGCGCAGCTCGCACGCAGCAGCGCCCAGCTTGACCGCATCCAGGCCCTGCTGGACGGGACAGAGACACTCAACGGTCTCTCTGTTGACCAGGACATGCGCTGGGAGCTCCTGACGTCACTGGTGGTTGGTGGCCGGCAGGGACAGGAACGGATCGACGAGGAACTGGCACGGGACAACACATCCAACGGCCAAAACGCTGCTGCCCAAGCCACCGCCGCCATTCCGACGCCCGGGGCCAAGGCTGCCGCATGGCAAGCGATCGTGGAAACGGGCGAGATGTCCAACGCGCTGCAATCATCGGCAGTGGCCGGGTTCATGCGCGTCACGGACACCTCGTTGCTGGAGCCTTACGCTGAAAAGTACTTCGAAGCGGTTCCAGGAATCGTCAAGGAGCGCACCCACGCCCTGGCGCAGCAGGTTGTGGTGGGACTGTATCCCGCCCAGCTGACCACGCAGGCCACCGTTGACCGCACTGATGCCTTCCTTGCGGGGCTTCCGGAGGAAAGTGCGGCCTTGCGCAGGATGATGCTGGAGAACCGCGACGGCGTGGCGCGGGCTTTGCGCGCCAGGACGGCCGACGCGTAA
- a CDS encoding OsmC family protein: MSLNEHHYALTVRWTGNLGAGTSGYRAYSRDHDIEIDGLPALKGSADPTFHGDRTRYNPEQLLLAALSQCHMLSFLHVAVKRGVVVTAYEDHAEGLMKLNKDGSGQFEGVTLKPHVTVADPQHLGLMEELHHEANQVCFIARSVNFPVAHQPSTTAEQA, encoded by the coding sequence ATGAGCCTCAACGAGCACCATTACGCGCTGACTGTCCGGTGGACAGGCAACCTGGGCGCCGGCACCTCAGGCTACAGGGCATACTCCCGGGACCATGACATTGAGATCGATGGCCTGCCTGCCCTGAAGGGCTCCGCCGACCCCACTTTCCACGGAGACAGAACCCGTTACAACCCGGAACAGTTGCTGCTCGCCGCCCTTTCGCAGTGCCACATGTTGTCCTTCCTCCATGTAGCCGTGAAGCGGGGAGTGGTGGTCACCGCCTACGAAGACCATGCGGAGGGCCTCATGAAGCTCAACAAGGATGGCAGCGGCCAGTTTGAGGGCGTGACCCTCAAACCGCACGTCACGGTTGCCGACCCCCAGCATCTTGGCCTGATGGAGGAACTCCACCATGAGGCCAACCAGGTCTGCTTCATTGCCCGCAGCGTCAATTTCCCCGTTGCCCACCAGCCCAGCACGACGGCGGAACAAGCCTAG
- a CDS encoding mechanosensitive ion channel family protein — translation MISIPLAETLTLEPEKIDFVSILITIGVGLLVWTIARFVILRITRRVSAGSTLFKKAHFKWVQPAIRALDHERRSQRAETIGTLLTSLVSVVVVVIVIIYILKFMNVDVAPLLTSVGILGVAIGFGAQQLIRDFLAGIFITIEDQYGIGDVIVTSEVIGTVESVGLRITRVRAEDGAIWYLRNGEILRVGNRSQGDYVPLEEPDDGADPAPGAAAATVTAGAPRAVKAEEKSNE, via the coding sequence TTGATCTCCATCCCCCTAGCGGAAACCCTTACCTTGGAACCAGAGAAAATCGACTTCGTCTCCATCCTCATCACCATCGGAGTGGGACTGTTGGTGTGGACCATCGCCCGTTTCGTCATCCTCCGGATCACCCGCCGCGTTTCAGCCGGCAGCACCCTCTTCAAAAAAGCGCACTTCAAATGGGTTCAACCGGCCATTCGGGCCCTGGACCATGAACGCCGCTCGCAGCGCGCCGAGACCATCGGCACACTGCTCACCAGCCTTGTCAGCGTAGTGGTGGTGGTGATTGTCATCATCTACATCCTTAAGTTCATGAACGTGGACGTGGCACCGCTGCTGACCAGTGTGGGTATTTTGGGTGTCGCGATCGGCTTCGGTGCCCAGCAGTTGATCCGTGATTTCCTTGCGGGGATCTTCATCACCATCGAAGACCAGTACGGCATTGGCGATGTGATCGTCACCAGCGAAGTGATTGGCACTGTGGAATCCGTGGGCCTGCGCATCACCCGCGTCCGGGCCGAAGACGGAGCAATCTGGTACCTGCGCAACGGCGAAATCCTTCGGGTGGGAAACCGCTCCCAGGGCGACTACGTGCCCCTTGAAGAACCCGACGACGGCGCAGATCCGGCGCCCGGTGCCGCAGCCGCAACCGTTACTGCCGGCGCACCGCGTGCCGTAAAAGCCGAGGAGAAGTCCAATGAGTGA
- a CDS encoding globin yields MSDMTPGQVPAPQAGPRRQLMQNDPFSQPTYTDSFYAAVGGHDTFVKLIDVFYDGVAADPLLRPMYPEEDLGPAKRRFLMFLEQYWGGPTTYGEERGHPRLRMRHMPFQVTPEAKDRWLYHMRTAVDSLELPPLHEGTLWDYMERAALTMVNSPSAGPGA; encoded by the coding sequence ATGAGTGACATGACACCAGGGCAGGTCCCCGCTCCGCAGGCCGGCCCTCGCCGCCAGCTGATGCAGAACGACCCCTTCAGCCAGCCAACGTATACCGACAGCTTCTATGCCGCCGTGGGCGGTCACGACACTTTTGTGAAGTTGATCGACGTGTTCTACGACGGCGTGGCCGCGGACCCCTTGCTGCGGCCCATGTATCCGGAAGAAGATTTGGGACCCGCCAAACGGCGTTTTCTGATGTTTCTTGAGCAGTACTGGGGCGGTCCCACCACCTACGGCGAGGAAAGGGGACATCCACGCCTGCGCATGCGGCACATGCCCTTCCAAGTCACGCCCGAGGCCAAAGACCGTTGGCTGTACCACATGCGGACAGCAGTTGACTCGCTGGAGCTCCCGCCCCTGCACGAAGGCACGCTCTGGGATTACATGGAACGGGCAGCACTGACCATGGTCAACAGCCCGTCAGCAGGACCCGGGGCCTGA
- a CDS encoding acyl-CoA thioesterase — MTETNAAPGVQAAPEDPMEVLIGLLDLGDFDGARTNEDIFLGPSQKQPRHRVFGGQVLAQSMMAGMRTVEPDRSAHSMHGYFLRPGDANKPITFGVERLRDGRSFSARRVHAYQDGVPILSMIASFQVEDSGLDHQATMPEGIPDPESLPSTAELLSRIDHPMARHMSSERPFDVRHIDPALYVSAPDDHVATNAVWMKTMGPLPEDPNLHRAALAYASDYTLLEPILRKHGLSWMTPGMSVASLDHAMWWHRPVRVDEWMLYVQESPSAQGARGLATGRIFSRDGLHVATVAQEGMVRIP; from the coding sequence ATGACTGAGACGAACGCTGCCCCCGGGGTGCAGGCGGCCCCGGAAGACCCCATGGAAGTGCTGATCGGCCTGCTGGACCTGGGTGATTTTGACGGAGCGCGGACCAACGAGGACATCTTCCTGGGCCCATCCCAAAAGCAGCCACGGCACCGGGTGTTCGGTGGCCAGGTGCTGGCGCAGTCCATGATGGCCGGAATGCGGACGGTGGAACCGGACCGGTCCGCCCACTCCATGCACGGGTACTTCCTCCGCCCGGGCGACGCCAACAAGCCCATCACCTTTGGAGTCGAACGGCTCCGCGACGGCAGGTCCTTCTCGGCCAGGCGCGTCCATGCCTACCAGGACGGGGTTCCCATCCTGTCCATGATCGCCTCCTTTCAGGTGGAAGACAGCGGACTGGATCACCAGGCCACCATGCCGGAGGGCATCCCGGACCCGGAATCCCTCCCCAGCACTGCCGAGCTGCTGTCCCGGATAGACCATCCAATGGCGCGGCACATGTCCTCTGAACGGCCCTTCGATGTCCGGCACATTGATCCGGCGCTTTACGTCTCGGCACCGGATGACCACGTGGCAACCAATGCGGTGTGGATGAAAACCATGGGTCCCTTGCCCGAGGACCCCAACCTCCACCGTGCGGCCCTTGCCTACGCCAGCGACTACACGCTCCTGGAGCCGATTCTCCGTAAGCACGGACTGTCCTGGATGACTCCGGGCATGAGTGTCGCCAGCCTGGACCACGCCATGTGGTGGCACCGGCCGGTCCGCGTGGACGAGTGGATGCTGTATGTTCAGGAGTCCCCCAGCGCACAGGGCGCACGGGGATTGGCTACAGGCAGGATCTTCAGCCGGGATGGCCTGCATGTGGCCACCGTGGCCCAAGAGGGCATGGTCAGAATCCCCTGA